A stretch of Trichomycterus rosablanca isolate fTriRos1 chromosome 8, fTriRos1.hap1, whole genome shotgun sequence DNA encodes these proteins:
- the ctsf gene encoding cathepsin F, which yields MCTSGQLCRMNMKRFLPVFTALILALCVSNARSVDDGSDRVQIGAPGTPVLLSDSDPGLTEAVKFAEKRYNMLSNAMHIRRVSKVLSATKQLVKGVRYSITAEIGRTQCKKSEVLQDSNNCEFFPDSKKQKSEVCLFEVWNVPWQNKSTLLKQKCQPAVPVQETQKVVKVHLSHDKPSKENVGLLMQFKEFIIKYNRTYSSQEEAEKRLGIFQQNLKTAQTLQSLDQGTAEYGVTKFSDLTENEFRMMYLNPMLSQWSLQKQMKPAAPASTTEPASWDWREHGAVSIVKNQGMCGSCWAFSVTGNIEGQWYKKSGQLLSLSEQELVDCDKLDHACGGGLPSNAYEATENLGGLELETDYSYTGHKERCDFNSGKVAAYINSSVELPKDENDIAAWLAENGPVSAALNAFAMQFYKNGVSHPLKIFCNPWMIDHAVLLVGFGERNGIPFWAIKNSWGEDYGEQGYYYLYRGSRLCGINKMCSSALIN from the exons ATGTGCACATCAGGACAGTTGTGCAGGATGAACATGAAGCGTTTTCTCCCTGTATTTACAGCGCTGATCCTGGCTCTGTGCGTCTCTAATGCTCGCAGTGTGGATGATGGATCAGACCGGGTACAGATCGGGGCTCCGGGCACCCCGGTACTGCTCTCTGATTCGGACCCAGGACTGACAGAAGCAGTGAAATTCGCTGAGAAACGGTACAACATGTTATCTAACGCCATGCACATCCGCAGAGTCAGCAAAGTATTATCTGCTACTAAACAG CTGGTGAAGGGGGTGCGTTATAGTATCACAGCAGAGATTGGACGGACACAGTGTAAGAAATCTGAAGTGCTACAGGATTCAAATAATTGTGAATTCTTCCCGGACTCCAAAAAACAGAAG TCGGAGGTGTGTTTATTTGAAGTGTGGAACGTTCCCTGGCAGAACAAATCCACTTTACTCAAACAGAAATGCCAGCCTGCAG TTCCAGTTCAGGAGACCCAAAAGGTCGTGAAAGTACATCTTTCCCATGACAAGCCAAGCAAG GAAAATGTTGGGCTTCTGATGCAGTTTAAAGAATTCATAATCAAGTACAATCGCACATACAGCTCTCAAGAAG AGGCTGAGAAACGCCTGGGAATTTTTCAGCAGAATCTGAAAACAGCACAGACCCTGCAGTCTCTGGATCAAGGAACGGCTGAGTATGGTGTTACCAAGTTCAGCGACCTTACAG AGAATGAGTTTAGAATGATGTACCTGAACCCCATGCTAAGCCAATGGAGCCTGCAAAAACAGATGAAGCCAGCAGCTCCAGCTAGTACAACAGAGCCGGCAAGCTGGGACTGGAGAGAGCATGGAGCTGTCAGCATTGTCAAGAACCAG GGCATGTGCGGCTCCTGTTGGGCTTTCTCCGTCACAGGGAACATTGAAGGCCAGTGGTACAAGAAATCCGGACAGCTTCTGTCCCTCTCAGAGCAAG AGCTGGTGGACTGTGATAAACTGGATCATGCCTGTGGAGGTGGACTTCCATCCAATGCATATGAAGCTACTGAAAACCTTG GAGGTCTGGAGTTGGAAACAGACTACAGCTACACAGGACACAAAGAAAGGTGTGACTTTAACTCTGGAAAAGTGGCGGCTTACATTAACAGCTCTGTGGAACTGCCCAAAGATGAAAACG ATATTGCTGCGTGGTTGGCTGAGAATGGTCCTGTCTCTGCTGCTCTCAATGCTTTTGCAATGCAG TTCTATAAAAATGGAGTGTCACACCCTCTGAAGATATTCTGCAACCCCTGGATGATTGATCATGCTGTGCTACTTGTTGGATTTGGAGAAC GTAATGGAATTCCATTCTGGGCTATTAAGAACAGCTGGGGAGAAGACTACGGTGAGCAG GGTTACTACTACCTGTACAGAGGATCCAGACTGTGTGGGATTAACAAGATGTGTTCATCTGCACTCATTAATTAA
- the LOC134319472 gene encoding probable RNA-binding protein EIF1AD, which produces MSKATKRKHVVKEVLGEFVTPSEKQQIMRILGTNGNNLHDAVTDSGERFLLSMPTKFRKNIWIKRGDFVIVDPIEEGDKVKGEISFILYRDHIQYLRKLGVWPKGFKVDGESGDRKQEVQKDENDCEEQEEDEHSNSDSDDDGDLFVNTNRATVQYSESEEDSNDSDEEEENEEDE; this is translated from the exons ATGTCCAAGGCAACCAAGCGCAAGCATGTAGTCAAAGAAGTTCTTGGAGAGTTCGTCACACCCAGTGAGAAGCAGCAGATCATGAGG ATTTTGGGAACCAATGGCAATAACCTACATGATGCTGTAACAGACAGTGGTGAGAGATTTCTGCTTAGCATGCCCACAAAGTTCCGCAAAAACATCTGGATTAAAAGAG GTGATTTTGTGATTGTAGATCCTATAGAGGAGGGTGACAAGGTGAAAGGAGAAATCAGTTTTATTCTGTATAGAGACCATATCCAGTATTTAAGGAAACTTGGTGTCtg GCCAAAAGGATTCAAAGTGGATGGTGAGAGTGGGGACAGGAAGCAGGAAGTGCAGAAAGATGAGAATGATTGCGAAGAGCAAGAGGAGGACGAGCATAGCAACAGTGACTCTGACGATGATGGCGACCTTTTTGTAAACACAAACAGAGCCACAGTTCAGTACAGTGAGAGTGAGGAAGACTCTAATGACTCCGATGAAGAGGAGGAGAATGAAGAAGATGAATAG
- the LOC134318716 gene encoding N-acetyllactosaminide beta-1,3-N-acetylglucosaminyltransferase 2-like, which yields MESKTGYKWDFYTASTCYLPQAHCLWRYRWRILLCICTPCIVTGCLLVYIALALCLAITHTYHGGLSGTLIPLLDDYFIAKGTNSSSLLAPHPMRPFWKEELNREAFWNLIQHVMDRQHNTILRARKNISENGNSTLHSLNKTGCFSNSDKMWNPSDYFSLPPQIQRFIKYMRCRDYPLLINQPGVCVSKQNQSEAPMLLLVIKSQAENIKNRQAIRFTWGHSGLVRGQVGRGGLVHRVFLLGKTEAGSKADVEQESKTYGDIIMWDFLDTFFNLTLKDVLFWDWYAKHCANSRFVFKGDDDVFVRTPALLDYLDRQKSKEFVAGDLITAALPVRSENTKYFIPHGFYKGSYPSYPGGGGVVYSGALVPRLLAISKRVHLYPIDDVYLGMCLERLGVIPIHNPAFLTFDFTESEAKEPCAHHTILMVHKRSPEEMLKLWIETLEPKSECRNTQLRKTCLQKKKKK from the exons GCTCATTGTCTGTGGCGATATCGCTGGCGGATCCTACTCTGCATATGTACACCATGCATAGTGACTGGATGTCTCTTGGTCTATATCGCATTAGCTCTGTGTTTAGCCATCACTCACACCTACCACGGTGGGCTATCTGGCACCCTAATCCCACTACTGGATGACTACTTTATAGCAAAGGGAACTAACAGTTCTAGCCTTCTGGCACCCCATCCGATGCGGCCATTCTGGAAAGAGGAACTAAACCGAGAAGCATTTTGGAATCTAATCCAGCATGTCATGGATCGTCAGCACAACACCATTCTACGAGCCAGGAAAAACATTTCAGAAAATGGCAACAGCACATTGCATTCACTTAACAAAACTGGGTGTTTTTCAAACTCTGACAAAATGTGGAATCCATCTGATTATTTTAGTCTGCCCCCTCAAATACAGAGGTTTATCAAGTACATGCGCTGCAGAGACTACCCACTGCTGATCAACCAGcctggagtgtgtgtcagtaaaCAAAATCAAAGTGAAGCCCCGATGTTGCTGCTGGTCATAAAATCGCAAgcagaaaacattaaaaatcgTCAAGCTATTAGATTTACATGGGGTCATTCAGGTCTGGTGAGGGGACAGGTAGGGAGAGGAGGACTGGTGCACAGGGTTTTTCTCTTGGGCAAGACTGAAGCAGGAAGCAAAGCAGATGTTGAACAGGAGAGTAAAACTTATGGTGACATCATAATGTGGGACTTTTTAGACACTTTCTTTAACCTGACACTGAAAGACGTCCTGTTCTGGGACTGGTATGCCAAACACTGCGCTAACTCCCGCTTTGTTTTCAagggtgatgatgatgtatTCGTGAGGACTCCAGCACTCCTGGACTATTTAGATAGACAAAAATCAAAGGAGTTTGTTGCTGGGGACCTAATCACTGCTGCTTTGCCTGTCCGCTCGGAAAACACCAAGTACTTCATCCCTCATGGTTTCTATAAGGGCAGTTACCCATCATATCCTGGTGGAGGAGGTGTGGTCTACTCTGGTGCGTTGGTCCCGAGGCTTCTCGCCATATCCAAAAGAGTTCACTTGTACCCCATTGATGATGTTTACCTGGGAATGTGTCTTGAAAGGTTGGGGGTCATTCCTATCCACAACCCAGCTTTCCTCACTTTTGATTTTACTGAATCAGAAGCAAAGGAGCCTTGTGCCCACCACACCATCCTGATGGTCCATAAACGGAGTCCAGAAGAAATGCTGAAGCTTTGGATAGAGACACTTGAACCAAAATCTGAATGCAGAAACACTCAGCTAAGAAAA Acatgtttacaaaaaaaaaaaaaaaaa